Proteins from a single region of Sporosarcina sp. P33:
- a CDS encoding YuiB family protein: MQTISVAQVLLSILIFIVMFFGIGFLVNMLLRMTWLMAIVYPIIVVFIIDDVPMYQYITKPGFAFSELGANIMSLHAVDIVILASGLVGAIIAGFVMKALRRMGYQMF, from the coding sequence ATGCAAACTATATCTGTAGCACAAGTTTTGCTATCGATCTTAATATTTATCGTTATGTTTTTCGGTATCGGCTTTTTAGTGAATATGCTGCTGCGCATGACGTGGCTTATGGCAATTGTGTATCCGATAATCGTAGTTTTCATTATTGATGATGTTCCGATGTATCAGTACATTACAAAGCCTGGATTTGCTTTCAGTGAGCTCGGGGCGAACATTATGTCGCTTCATGCAGTGGATATCGTAATCTTGGCGAGTGGCCTTGTCGGCGCAATTATCGCAGGCTTTGTCATGAAGGCGCTGCGCAGGATGGGGTATCAGATGTTTTGA
- a CDS encoding NAD(P)/FAD-dependent oxidoreductase: protein MKRPTILVLGAGYGGLMTVVNLQKSLGADEADIVLINKNEYHYESTWLHEAAAGTLTPEQVRYDISSVINSNKVKFIQAEVTGIDVATKSVKTNLGSHTYDYLVIGLGFEGETFGIPGLDKYALSIANVNAARQIRDHMEYQFATWSTEEVKDDSRLTIIVGGAGFTGIEYLGELGDRVPELCKEYDVPAKKVRILCVEAAPMVLPGFDPELVDYAVRQLGAKGVEFSIGTPVVEATPEGVKIKKGEDEFEFIKAGTVVWAAGVRGNRLIEESGIENMRARVKVEKDMRAPGFDDVFVVGDCALMINEAINRPYPPTAQIAMQQGDMIANNIIALMKGKPTAEFVPDLKGSVCSLGDSDAIGVVFDKKVTGAKASFMKKMIDNRALFMIGGLGLTIKKGKFNIL, encoded by the coding sequence GTGAAAAGACCGACAATCTTAGTATTGGGAGCAGGTTACGGTGGCTTGATGACCGTTGTCAATTTACAAAAGTCATTAGGTGCAGATGAGGCGGACATCGTTCTCATCAATAAAAATGAGTATCATTATGAATCTACATGGCTGCACGAAGCGGCTGCAGGCACATTGACGCCAGAGCAGGTGCGCTATGATATCTCAAGTGTCATCAATAGTAATAAAGTAAAGTTCATCCAGGCAGAAGTTACTGGAATCGATGTGGCGACAAAGAGCGTAAAGACAAATCTTGGATCGCATACATACGATTATCTAGTAATCGGACTTGGTTTTGAAGGTGAAACATTCGGCATTCCAGGGTTGGACAAGTATGCACTTTCCATTGCAAACGTCAATGCTGCACGTCAAATCCGTGATCATATGGAATATCAATTTGCTACTTGGTCTACTGAAGAAGTCAAAGACGACAGCCGGTTGACAATTATCGTCGGCGGAGCAGGCTTCACAGGAATCGAGTATTTAGGTGAGCTTGGAGACCGTGTGCCAGAGCTATGTAAAGAATATGACGTACCTGCTAAAAAAGTGCGCATATTATGTGTAGAAGCCGCACCGATGGTTTTGCCGGGCTTTGATCCTGAACTAGTGGATTATGCAGTCCGCCAATTGGGCGCGAAAGGTGTAGAATTCTCTATCGGCACGCCGGTTGTAGAAGCAACTCCTGAGGGCGTCAAGATCAAAAAAGGTGAAGATGAATTTGAATTCATTAAAGCTGGTACAGTTGTATGGGCAGCGGGTGTCCGCGGAAACCGTTTAATCGAAGAATCAGGCATTGAAAACATGCGTGCACGAGTAAAAGTTGAAAAGGATATGCGTGCGCCAGGATTCGATGATGTATTCGTAGTCGGAGACTGTGCATTGATGATCAACGAAGCAATCAACCGGCCATATCCTCCAACTGCACAGATTGCTATGCAGCAAGGGGATATGATCGCAAATAACATCATCGCACTGATGAAGGGCAAGCCGACAGCGGAATTTGTACCGGATCTAAAAGGAAGTGTTTGCTCACTTGGCGATTCTGACGCTATCGGTGTCGTATTCGATAAAAAAGTGACAGGCGCAAAAGCGTCATTTATGAAAAAAATGATTGATAACCGCGCATTATTTATGATTGGCGGCCTAGGCTTAACGATCAAAAAAGGTAAATTCAACATTTTATAA
- a CDS encoding iron-sulfur cluster assembly accessory protein: MNPVEITEAAAFHVKKMMTHNEEEGSFLRVSVNGGGCSGLTYGLGFAQEKEDDDISYTAHGIPVLVKDEDAAILEGTKVDYKESLMGGGFTIDNPNAIANCGCGTSFRTAKKAGAPADCE, translated from the coding sequence ATGAATCCAGTAGAAATTACAGAAGCAGCGGCATTTCACGTAAAAAAAATGATGACTCATAATGAAGAAGAAGGTTCATTTCTGCGCGTATCCGTCAATGGCGGAGGATGCAGCGGATTAACATATGGTCTAGGCTTTGCACAGGAAAAAGAAGATGATGATATTTCTTATACTGCGCATGGTATTCCTGTACTGGTCAAAGATGAAGATGCAGCCATTTTGGAAGGCACAAAAGTGGATTACAAGGAGTCTTTGATGGGCGGAGGCTTCACCATTGACAATCCGAATGCCATTGCGAACTGCGGATGCGGGACTTCATTCAGAACTGCTAAAAAAGCAGGGGCACCAGCAGATTGTGAATAA
- a CDS encoding DUF2225 domain-containing protein, which translates to MMTVEISPFYDKKMHCLLCKEHFSTTKIRSRQVRVIDHDSDFRPIYINKEINPIFYNVAVCPNCGFAFTDDFAPYFAPGTKEMIAQNITAKWRSRSFGGIRTKEQAIEAYKLAYLSANFKKEKHLTMAGMMLRIAWIYREDENRAKEMRYLEISRNLYIQAFSEGDYVGTQMSETRVQYIIAELSWRINDRAEAIRNFSRVIETQNRSTEPTVIQMAKDRWQEIRDEETAIKAVK; encoded by the coding sequence ATGATGACTGTGGAAATCAGCCCATTTTACGATAAGAAAATGCATTGTTTACTTTGTAAAGAGCATTTTTCTACTACCAAAATCCGTTCACGTCAAGTAAGAGTTATTGATCACGACAGCGATTTTAGACCCATTTATATAAACAAGGAAATTAACCCTATTTTTTATAATGTTGCCGTATGTCCGAATTGCGGTTTTGCCTTCACTGATGATTTTGCACCTTATTTCGCACCAGGCACGAAAGAAATGATCGCCCAAAATATTACTGCCAAGTGGCGCAGCCGTTCATTCGGAGGGATCCGCACGAAAGAACAGGCAATTGAAGCCTATAAGCTCGCGTATTTAAGCGCCAATTTCAAGAAAGAAAAACACTTGACGATGGCAGGTATGATGCTCCGTATCGCATGGATTTACCGGGAAGATGAAAACCGTGCAAAAGAGATGCGGTATCTGGAAATTTCACGAAATTTGTACATTCAAGCTTTTTCTGAAGGTGATTATGTCGGCACTCAGATGTCCGAAACCCGCGTTCAATATATAATTGCCGAGTTGTCGTGGCGCATCAATGACCGTGCGGAAGCAATCCGGAACTTTTCCAGAGTCATCGAAACACAAAATAGATCCACTGAGCCCACAGTTATTCAAATGGCCAAAGATCGCTGGCAAGAAATCCGGGATGAAGAAACCGCCATAAAGGCAGTTAAATAA
- a CDS encoding NifU family protein — MTTDTKLYEPVKEVLDKLRPFLLRDGGDCELVDIDEGIVKLRLLGACGTCPSSTITLKAGIERALLEEVPGVVEVEQVF; from the coding sequence ATGACAACAGATACTAAATTATATGAGCCGGTAAAAGAAGTGCTAGATAAATTGCGCCCATTCCTCTTGCGAGACGGAGGGGACTGCGAACTGGTGGATATCGACGAAGGAATTGTGAAGTTGCGTCTCTTAGGCGCATGCGGAACGTGCCCAAGCTCAACGATTACATTAAAAGCCGGTATTGAACGTGCATTGCTTGAAGAAGTGCCAGGCGTTGTAGAAGTCGAACAGGTCTTTTAA
- a CDS encoding YuzD family protein, which yields MTQSPVTIEVYGAEVICASCVNAPSSKDTYEWLEAAISRKYPEQPFTITYIDINSDITEPRQQEIAEKIRDDEYFYPLVMIGGEMIGEGHIQLKPVFTALETHGYQSQ from the coding sequence ATGACCCAATCACCAGTAACCATTGAAGTTTACGGAGCAGAAGTGATCTGTGCAAGCTGCGTAAATGCTCCTTCTTCCAAAGATACGTATGAGTGGCTCGAGGCGGCAATATCAAGAAAGTACCCTGAACAGCCATTTACGATTACGTATATTGATATCAACTCAGACATTACTGAACCCAGACAGCAGGAAATTGCGGAGAAAATTCGCGATGACGAGTACTTTTATCCTCTAGTTATGATTGGCGGCGAAATGATCGGTGAAGGCCACATTCAGCTAAAACCGGTTTTCACTGCACTGGAAACACATGGATATCAATCCCAATAA
- a CDS encoding NAD(P)/FAD-dependent oxidoreductase, translating to MRKLLLLGAGYGNMRILLRLLNKELPSDIEITLVDRTLFHSLKTEFYALAAGTVPDSDVRVAIPVHDQLKVIEGEIQEIKPEENEVLLADGRAIPYDELVIGLGSEDNFHNVPGAAEHTLSIQTIGKSRKTYQTLLGLGDGATVGIVGAGLSGIELASELRESRPDLKIKLFDRSPRILRDFPERLSNFVKGWFDQNDVEVVANSNITKVGESVLYNHEETIDIDAVVWTAGIKPGKVIEDLTVQKDRSGRIVLNQYHQVPSYTNIYVVGDVAALPHAPSAQLAEVQGEQIVQVLRLVWKDEPLMPEMPELKLKGFMGSLGKKQGFAYLADRTVTGRIARLMKSGLLWMYKWHNG from the coding sequence ATGAGAAAATTACTTTTACTGGGTGCCGGCTATGGTAATATGCGAATTCTGCTGCGTTTGCTGAATAAAGAATTGCCGAGCGATATAGAAATTACTCTTGTAGACCGTACCCTGTTTCATAGTTTGAAAACGGAATTTTATGCACTGGCGGCAGGAACAGTTCCTGATTCTGATGTCCGGGTAGCCATTCCAGTTCATGACCAGCTGAAAGTGATAGAAGGTGAGATTCAGGAAATCAAGCCGGAGGAAAATGAAGTATTGCTGGCAGATGGCCGTGCCATTCCGTATGATGAGCTCGTAATTGGCCTGGGGAGCGAAGATAACTTCCATAACGTGCCGGGTGCTGCAGAACACACACTGAGCATTCAGACGATTGGGAAGTCCCGCAAAACCTATCAGACATTACTTGGGCTTGGCGACGGTGCGACGGTAGGTATTGTCGGTGCAGGACTGAGCGGAATCGAGTTGGCAAGTGAATTACGTGAGAGCCGGCCTGATTTGAAAATTAAACTATTTGACAGAAGTCCGCGTATTTTGCGTGACTTCCCTGAACGATTAAGTAACTTCGTAAAGGGTTGGTTTGATCAGAACGACGTGGAAGTGGTCGCAAACTCAAATATCACCAAAGTGGGCGAATCAGTTCTATATAATCATGAAGAAACGATCGACATCGACGCTGTCGTTTGGACAGCTGGTATTAAGCCCGGCAAAGTCATTGAAGACCTCACTGTTCAAAAAGACCGTTCGGGCCGTATCGTGCTCAACCAGTACCATCAGGTTCCAAGCTACACGAACATCTACGTAGTGGGAGATGTCGCTGCGCTTCCGCATGCGCCGAGTGCCCAGCTGGCAGAAGTTCAGGGAGAGCAGATTGTACAAGTGCTGCGTCTGGTCTGGAAGGACGAGCCGTTAATGCCGGAAATGCCAGAGCTGAAGTTAAAAGGCTTCATGGGTTCACTTGGAAAGAAACAAGGATTTGCGTACTTGGCGGATCGTACCGTTACAGGAAGAATCGCACGTCTGATGAAATCCGGATTGCTGTGGATGTACAAATGGCATAACGGTTAA
- a CDS encoding YuzB family protein has product MNPIVEFCISNLANGSYPVFETLERDPNIDVLEYGCLSYCTKCSDTLYAIVNGELVEAETADELSARIYQFIEENPLF; this is encoded by the coding sequence ATGAATCCCATCGTGGAGTTTTGTATCAGCAATTTGGCGAATGGTTCTTACCCCGTATTCGAGACATTGGAGCGGGATCCAAACATCGATGTGCTGGAATACGGCTGTTTAAGTTATTGTACAAAATGCAGTGATACGTTATATGCAATTGTGAACGGTGAATTAGTCGAAGCGGAGACCGCGGATGAATTGTCAGCACGAATTTATCAGTTCATTGAAGAGAATCCACTTTTTTAA
- a CDS encoding TIGR01457 family HAD-type hydrolase: MMRQYQAYCFDLDGTMYRGSEPIQEAVDFVTELQAKGADTYFITNNAALTRGAQQKKLARFGVRTEVDRIMNSATALARYCKQHYAGARVMMIGEAGLKEALEEEQIELTDANPDIVLMGLDRQITYGKIAEACLAIRNGAHFLGTNQDIKFPTEKGLVPGNGSFLKLMEAATETSPLVVGKPEPYMLEFIQQQGNYEKEEMILIGDNYDTDIMAGIRYGIDTAYVATGVTPMEEVLQKAKRPTYILSGLADWPK, from the coding sequence ATGATGAGACAGTATCAAGCGTATTGTTTTGATTTGGACGGCACAATGTATCGCGGAAGTGAACCGATTCAGGAAGCAGTGGATTTTGTGACAGAGCTTCAGGCGAAAGGTGCTGATACATATTTCATTACGAACAACGCCGCGCTGACACGGGGAGCCCAGCAAAAGAAATTAGCGAGGTTCGGTGTCCGGACGGAAGTGGATCGTATTATGAATTCAGCGACAGCACTTGCCCGTTATTGTAAGCAGCATTATGCAGGCGCCCGCGTCATGATGATTGGAGAAGCGGGACTGAAAGAAGCGTTGGAAGAAGAACAGATTGAACTCACGGACGCCAATCCGGATATCGTGCTGATGGGGCTTGACCGCCAGATTACTTACGGAAAAATTGCTGAAGCCTGCCTTGCGATACGCAATGGAGCGCATTTTTTAGGCACCAATCAAGACATTAAATTTCCGACTGAAAAAGGACTGGTTCCCGGCAACGGATCTTTTCTGAAGCTGATGGAAGCGGCAACTGAAACATCGCCGCTCGTCGTAGGTAAACCTGAGCCGTATATGCTTGAATTCATTCAGCAGCAGGGGAACTATGAAAAAGAAGAGATGATATTAATCGGAGATAATTATGATACAGATATTATGGCGGGCATACGCTATGGCATCGATACGGCGTACGTTGCCACCGGCGTCACACCAATGGAAGAAGTGCTGCAAAAAGCAAAGCGTCCGACATATATTTTATCCGGTCTTGCCGATTGGCCGAAATAA
- a CDS encoding DUF86 domain-containing protein, protein MYFVDQNKISKTLAYMEQLISIFEKESSWQQNEVNKLAVERIAHGLIEGIIDVGNSMIDGFIMRDPGSYDDIIDILEDEKVIQSEQSVPLKAFISLRPMIVRQFMEVDTEAVETSIRETLNELKLFPGQVRDYLTNELGPVSAFLPTE, encoded by the coding sequence ATGTATTTTGTGGACCAAAATAAAATCAGTAAGACTTTAGCGTATATGGAGCAATTGATAAGCATCTTTGAAAAGGAATCAAGCTGGCAGCAAAACGAAGTAAACAAACTGGCTGTGGAGCGAATTGCACATGGCTTGATTGAAGGCATTATTGATGTAGGAAACTCGATGATTGACGGGTTTATTATGCGTGATCCGGGGAGTTATGATGATATTATCGATATACTCGAAGATGAAAAAGTCATTCAATCTGAACAGTCAGTACCGCTGAAAGCGTTTATTTCATTGCGCCCGATGATTGTTCGCCAATTTATGGAAGTCGATACAGAGGCTGTTGAAACATCTATTCGTGAAACTCTGAATGAGCTCAAGCTATTCCCGGGCCAAGTCCGTGATTATTTGACGAATGAATTAGGACCGGTTTCAGCGTTTCTGCCAACTGAATGA
- a CDS encoding YutD family protein → MVILENTQYEIAKEFREGFDEEALNERFSEVLLKYDYILGDWGYGQLRLKGFFEDRNSKSTYETKISTVQDYIYEYCNFGCAYFILKKIGKVKPVSAETETAEEVQSESATASNTNQ, encoded by the coding sequence ATGGTTATTTTAGAGAATACGCAGTACGAGATCGCGAAAGAGTTTCGTGAAGGTTTCGATGAAGAAGCTTTGAATGAACGGTTTAGCGAAGTGCTGCTGAAGTATGATTATATTTTAGGCGACTGGGGATACGGGCAGTTACGATTAAAAGGTTTTTTTGAAGATCGTAATTCCAAATCTACTTATGAAACGAAAATCAGCACAGTTCAGGATTATATTTATGAATATTGCAATTTCGGCTGTGCGTATTTCATTCTGAAGAAGATCGGAAAAGTAAAACCTGTATCCGCTGAAACGGAAACAGCAGAAGAAGTACAATCTGAATCCGCGACTGCTTCTAATACAAATCAATAA
- the lipA gene encoding lipoyl synthase: MESVPLSCKPETGRKTEHIKKPDWLKIKLNTNENYTGLKKLMREKNLNTVCEEARCPNIHECWGERRTATFMILGAVCTRACRFCAVKTGLPNELDTAEPERVAESVELMNLKHAVVTAVARDDLKDGGSAIFAETIRAIRRKNPFTSIEVLPSDMGGDRENLQRLMDAKPDILNHNIETVRRLTPRIRARATYDRSLELLARAKEMYPEIPTKSSLMVGLGETVEEIIETMDDLRAHNVDIMTIGQYLQPTKKHAKVVKYYSPDEFGELRKIAMSKGFSHCEAGPLVRSSYHADEQVNASAKEKQRQGEELLKLEEQASR, encoded by the coding sequence ATGGAGTCGGTACCATTGTCATGCAAACCTGAGACTGGAAGAAAAACAGAGCATATAAAGAAGCCGGATTGGCTTAAGATTAAGCTGAACACCAACGAGAACTATACAGGTCTAAAAAAGTTAATGCGTGAGAAAAACTTAAATACGGTTTGTGAAGAAGCGCGCTGCCCGAACATTCACGAGTGCTGGGGAGAGCGGCGTACTGCTACCTTTATGATCTTAGGTGCTGTATGTACAAGAGCTTGCCGTTTCTGCGCAGTAAAGACAGGTCTGCCGAATGAACTCGATACAGCTGAACCGGAACGCGTAGCGGAATCTGTCGAATTAATGAATTTAAAGCATGCCGTCGTAACTGCCGTAGCGCGTGACGATCTAAAAGACGGAGGATCTGCTATTTTTGCAGAAACAATCCGTGCCATCCGCCGGAAAAATCCATTCACAAGTATTGAAGTGCTGCCTTCTGATATGGGCGGCGACCGGGAGAACCTGCAGCGTCTGATGGACGCAAAACCGGATATCCTGAACCATAATATTGAAACTGTACGCCGTTTGACACCTAGAATTCGTGCGCGTGCAACGTATGACCGTTCACTTGAACTGCTGGCACGTGCCAAAGAAATGTATCCAGAGATCCCGACGAAGTCTTCCCTGATGGTCGGACTTGGGGAAACAGTGGAAGAAATCATTGAAACCATGGACGATCTTCGCGCGCATAATGTCGATATCATGACGATCGGCCAGTACTTGCAGCCGACAAAAAAGCACGCAAAAGTGGTAAAATATTATTCGCCTGATGAGTTTGGAGAATTGCGTAAAATTGCAATGTCTAAAGGGTTCTCTCATTGTGAGGCAGGGCCGCTTGTACGCTCAAGCTACCACGCAGACGAGCAAGTTAATGCTTCGGCGAAAGAGAAACAGCGCCAAGGTGAAGAGCTGCTGAAACTTGAAGAGCAAGCGAGCAGGTAA
- a CDS encoding MetS family NSS transporter small subunit, which translates to MDTGMSGSAILMMLVGVMIIWGGLFISIFYATILSKFKKKFKID; encoded by the coding sequence ATGGATACAGGAATGAGCGGTTCTGCAATCCTCATGATGCTGGTCGGCGTGATGATCATCTGGGGCGGTCTATTTATCAGCATCTTTTATGCTACGATACTGAGTAAATTCAAAAAGAAATTCAAAATTGATTAA
- a CDS encoding sodium-dependent transporter, with the protein MENRSQWGTRAGFILAAVGSAIGLGNIWRFPYVAYENGGGAFFIPYLFALLTAGIPILIMEFTIGHKYRGSAPLSFFRLNGKKTEFLGWWGIFVSFVISTYYAVIIAWAMKYTVYSFGLSWGKDPEAFFFGDVLKLADNPGEVGGLVGGVVLPLLLVWVICYIILLGGVKKGIELANRIFIPVLFLLFLFVVIRAITLDGAMVGLDAFFKPDVDKLLNPRVWVAAYGHIFFSLSIAFAIMITYSSYLPKKSDITNNAFITGFANSSVELLAGIGVFAVLGFMATNQGVAVADVATAGVGLAFVVFPEIINQMPGLNGLFGAFFFLSLTLAGITSLISICETYIAGMSDKFNMSRRRSVTIGVGLSTAISMLYATKGGLYFLDVADYFINQFGIAVIGLVEVILLAWVFRKLGVFEKHANAVSDIQLGWWWKLSLIFITPLVLGTMLFFLIQDNMAENYEGYPTSFLWTIGWPVAIGAFVMSIVFTSLKWKNNTRITTDYDEKGGL; encoded by the coding sequence ATGGAGAATCGTTCACAGTGGGGAACGAGAGCCGGTTTTATATTGGCTGCGGTCGGTTCGGCAATCGGACTCGGAAACATTTGGCGCTTTCCTTACGTCGCGTATGAAAATGGCGGAGGCGCATTTTTTATCCCGTATTTATTTGCACTTTTAACAGCCGGTATTCCGATTTTAATTATGGAATTCACAATTGGTCATAAGTATCGGGGATCAGCACCGCTTTCATTTTTCCGGCTGAATGGTAAGAAGACAGAATTTCTTGGCTGGTGGGGAATTTTCGTATCCTTTGTAATTTCCACTTACTATGCGGTCATTATTGCATGGGCCATGAAATACACGGTCTATTCATTCGGTTTATCATGGGGGAAAGATCCTGAAGCATTCTTCTTTGGAGATGTTCTGAAACTAGCAGATAATCCTGGAGAAGTCGGCGGATTAGTCGGTGGCGTAGTATTGCCGCTCTTGCTGGTATGGGTTATTTGTTACATTATCTTGCTTGGCGGTGTCAAAAAAGGAATCGAGCTGGCGAATCGGATATTTATTCCTGTTCTCTTCTTACTGTTCTTATTCGTCGTCATTCGTGCGATTACACTTGACGGTGCTATGGTAGGATTAGATGCATTCTTTAAACCGGATGTCGACAAACTATTGAATCCGCGTGTGTGGGTTGCCGCTTACGGCCATATTTTCTTCAGTTTGTCCATCGCATTTGCGATCATGATTACGTATTCAAGTTATTTGCCGAAGAAATCGGATATTACAAATAACGCATTCATTACAGGTTTCGCAAACTCCTCCGTGGAATTACTTGCGGGTATCGGGGTTTTCGCAGTGCTTGGATTCATGGCAACAAATCAAGGCGTGGCTGTAGCAGATGTAGCCACGGCCGGTGTAGGGCTCGCCTTCGTTGTGTTCCCGGAAATCATCAATCAGATGCCGGGATTAAACGGCCTGTTCGGCGCATTCTTCTTCCTGTCCTTAACCCTTGCAGGTATCACTTCACTCATTTCGATTTGTGAAACGTATATTGCAGGTATGTCTGATAAATTCAATATGTCAAGACGGCGTTCAGTAACAATCGGTGTCGGACTTTCTACAGCGATCTCGATGCTGTACGCAACGAAAGGCGGACTCTACTTCCTGGATGTCGCAGATTACTTCATCAACCAATTCGGTATTGCTGTCATCGGTCTGGTCGAAGTGATCTTACTGGCTTGGGTATTCAGAAAGCTTGGCGTGTTTGAGAAACATGCCAATGCAGTTTCAGATATTCAGCTCGGCTGGTGGTGGAAGCTTTCATTAATCTTCATCACACCGTTAGTATTGGGAACTATGCTGTTCTTCCTGATCCAAGACAATATGGCAGAAAACTATGAAGGGTATCCGACGTCGTTCTTATGGACAATCGGCTGGCCGGTAGCGATTGGCGCATTTGTAATGTCAATTGTGTTCACTTCACTGAAATGGAAAAACAACACTAGAATCACTACCGATTATGATGAAAAAGGGGGGCTGTAA
- a CDS encoding Na+/H+ antiporter NhaC family protein yields the protein MIGTWVSILPPIIAIVMVLVTRRVLLSLGAGILTAALLIAEFAPLETLKGIWTAVTISFWDGGLNTYNIFIMLFLLLLGVITAFVSLSGGSAAFARWAVTRIRTKRGAKLLTMILGIAIFVDDYFNALAVGQIARPITDQHRISRAKLAYFIDSTSAPICVVSPISSWGAFLIGQLALILGTTAAVSYSPLTAFIMMAPMNFYVIATLSMVFFFAWTNNDFFEMKKHEDRANNEGLLYDPKKEIPGELKEEFPEHTHGKVRDLVAPIVTLIAVTLGMMIYTGYKEAGIFDIWAIFENTDVPFSLVTGGITATLLAMLLYALQMKENETASVSWMGRAFISGIRAMMPAILILILAWGLTELIATLDTGLFLSTMVEKLNIPVAFLPVLIFILAGLMAFSTGTSWGSFGILMPIAGTIMVNAAPELLLPALSAVLAGAVFGDHCSPISDTTILSSTGAGCNHIDHVATQLPYALVAASVAVAGYFTLGVTGSVWIGLAAVIIILIALFVYWNAKGKQRAAQTA from the coding sequence ATGATCGGAACGTGGGTCTCTATTTTGCCTCCTATTATCGCCATCGTGATGGTGTTGGTGACGAGGAGAGTATTATTATCATTAGGAGCAGGCATTCTTACAGCTGCTTTACTTATTGCGGAATTTGCTCCGCTGGAGACGCTGAAAGGTATTTGGACAGCTGTGACTATTTCATTTTGGGACGGCGGTTTGAATACATATAATATATTCATTATGTTATTTTTATTATTGCTTGGTGTCATTACCGCATTTGTCAGCCTGTCAGGAGGCAGTGCGGCGTTTGCACGCTGGGCGGTAACACGCATCCGTACGAAACGCGGTGCAAAGCTGCTGACTATGATTCTAGGAATTGCTATTTTCGTTGATGATTATTTCAACGCATTGGCAGTTGGACAGATTGCCAGACCGATTACCGATCAGCACAGGATTTCACGTGCGAAACTGGCATATTTCATTGACTCTACGTCTGCCCCTATTTGTGTTGTCTCACCGATTTCCAGCTGGGGTGCATTCCTGATTGGACAGCTTGCACTGATTTTGGGCACGACGGCAGCGGTCAGTTATTCACCGCTGACAGCATTCATCATGATGGCGCCCATGAATTTCTACGTCATTGCTACGTTATCCATGGTCTTTTTCTTTGCCTGGACAAACAATGATTTCTTTGAAATGAAAAAGCACGAAGATCGCGCGAACAATGAAGGTTTATTGTATGATCCAAAAAAAGAAATTCCCGGCGAACTGAAAGAGGAATTTCCTGAGCATACACACGGTAAAGTCCGTGATCTCGTCGCGCCGATTGTGACGCTGATTGCTGTAACTCTTGGCATGATGATTTACACAGGTTATAAAGAGGCGGGGATCTTCGATATTTGGGCAATTTTCGAGAATACAGATGTACCGTTTTCTCTGGTAACCGGGGGCATTACTGCCACATTGCTTGCGATGCTGCTGTATGCACTGCAAATGAAAGAGAATGAAACGGCAAGCGTTTCCTGGATGGGGCGTGCGTTCATTAGTGGAATCAGAGCAATGATGCCGGCTATTTTAATCTTAATCCTTGCATGGGGATTAACAGAATTGATAGCAACACTTGATACAGGCCTCTTCTTATCTACTATGGTAGAGAAGCTGAATATCCCGGTTGCCTTCCTGCCTGTTTTGATTTTCATATTAGCAGGACTGATGGCATTCTCGACAGGTACGTCATGGGGGTCGTTCGGTATTCTCATGCCGATTGCAGGAACAATTATGGTCAATGCGGCACCGGAATTATTGCTCCCGGCATTGTCTGCTGTACTGGCAGGCGCGGTATTTGGGGACCATTGTTCACCGATCTCAGATACAACGATCCTTTCATCTACGGGAGCGGGCTGTAATCATATCGATCACGTGGCGACACAGTTGCCTTATGCGCTTGTGGCAGCCAGTGTGGCGGTCGCCGGATACTTCACTCTTGGTGTGACTGGTTCCGTATGGATTGGACTTGCGGCGGTTATTATTATTCTGATAGCTTTATTTGTGTACTGGAACGCAAAAGGGAAACAGCGGGCAGCGCAAACTGCATAA